DNA sequence from the Oreochromis niloticus isolate F11D_XX unplaced genomic scaffold, O_niloticus_UMD_NMBU tig00000701_pilon, whole genome shotgun sequence genome:
TGAGAGCCTGGAATGCCAACATGGACATCCAATATGTCATTGATGACTACAGCTGCCTGATGTACATGATGTCTTATGTCTCTAAACCCGAATTTGAGATGACACAATTTCTTAATGgagtcatccaggaggtcaaaaagtccaatgtcaatgaaagagatgaaatgaaacagatAATGCAGGCATATGCTAAACACAGAGAAGTCAGTGCCCAAGAATCCGTGGCAAGGACATGCAGCCTGCCACTAAAAAAGTGTTCACGCAGTGTGGTGTTCATACAGACTGATGATGATGCCCTGAAAATGAGTCTCCCGATGAGCAGGTTGCAGAGCATGGCACCAGATGATGAAAATGTGTGGATGTCTGGATTGCcagaaaaatatgcaaacagaCCCAGAACACCTGAGTTTGAAAGAATGTGTTTGGCTGAATTTGCTTCAGAGTACAGGATTCTCTACAGCCGTCAAACAGAGTCAAAAAATGCCATCCCTCTTTGAATAACATGGGTTATATTCAAAAGAGAACAAGAGGGAAACCTGCAATAATCAGATATCCTCGGTtctcagaaaagaaacaaccaGAGAAGTTTTATAGCAGACtactaaaactttattttccacatcgATCAAATgatgaccttaaaaacacagaacaccCCACATCCGAACAGTtctacaaaagtggacgaaaacaTGGTTTTGCAGTACGGCCAATTGTTACCTTTAACAAAAAGCGTTATGAAAGCCATGGCAAAACAATGGAAAGGGCATTGGAACAGATTGAGCAACAAGGCCCACTTATCAATGCATGGAACACCTTTGCACCTGAGGTTGAAGTAGATCGTTTAGAGTGTGTGGCCCAACGACAATCCAGACATGACACTGACGAAAATGAaatggacattgttccagactaCCAAGTCAGTGGTAGCAGCAGTGGAGCCATGCCAGCAATCATAGCACCAAAGCTGAGCCcagactttgtcagaaaaatgtaCCAAAGTCTGAATGAAACCCAAGCATCCATATTCTACGCAGTGCGTGAGTGGTGTTTCAAACTTGTGTGGGGTCACTGTCCTGAgcagttcttttattttgtctctggaGGAGCTGGCTGTGGAAAATCACATGTTATCAAGTGCATATATGAGGAGGCAACAAAGATTTTGCACCAACTCCCCAGATTCCGTGACCAAGCAGACATGTCCTACCCTGCAGTCCTGCTGACTGCATTTACTGGCACTGCAGCTTTTAACATATCTGGGAAAACACTGCACTCTCTGCTAAAGCTgccaaaatctttaaaaccGCCGTATCAGGGACTGGGGAATGCACTGGATGAAGtgagagcttcactttcaaATGCAGAGATTCTGGTCATTGATGAGATATCTATGGTTTCTAAAGACCTTTTTGCCTACATCCACTGGAGACTTCAGCAGATCAAAGGAAACAAGAAGCCTTTTGGTGGGATGTCTATCCTTGCAGTAGGAGACTTTTATCAGCTGCCACCCCTTGGAAAAGCCAAACCACTCTGTGTGTACGAGGACAATGTCCTTGATCTCTGGAAAGACTATTTCCACATGGTCAACCTGACAGAAATCATGCGACAGAAAGATGatcattcttttgctgaagttctgAACAGGATAAGAGTGAAGCAAAAAACAGATTCTCTTGAAGCCAATGATAAAGCCTTGCTCACACAGGCTATCCATGACATAAAAGACTGTCCAtctaatgtattacacatttatGCTACAAACAAAGAGGTGGACAAACACAATTCAGCAACTGTAACTGCTCTTCATTCTGATATCATAAATATT
Encoded proteins:
- the LOC109200336 gene encoding ATP-dependent DNA helicase PIF1-like, with translation MGYIQKRTRGKPAIIRYPRFSEKKQPEKFYSRLLKLYFPHRSNDDLKNTEHPTSEQFYKSGRKHGFAVRPIVTFNKKRYESHGKTMERALEQIEQQGPLINAWNTFAPEVEVDRLECVAQRQSRHDTDENEMDIVPDYQVSGSSSGAMPAIIAPKLSPDFVRKMYQSLNETQASIFYAVREWCFKLVWGHCPEQFFYFVSGGAGCGKSHVIKCIYEEATKILHQLPRFRDQADMSYPAVLLTAFTGTAAFNISGKTLHSLLKLPKSLKPPYQGLGNALDEVRASLSNAEILVIDEISMVSKDLFAYIHWRLQQIKGNKKPFGGMSILAVGDFYQLPPLGKAKPLCVYEDNVLDLWKDYFHMVNLTEIMRQKDDHSFAEVLNRIRVKQKTDSLEANDKALLTQAIHDIKDCPSNVLHIYATNKEVDKHNSATVTALHSDIINIQAEDYRKDPRMGEMVLLADMMKGNKRDLPDNIQAAPGVRVMIIRNLDVEDGLVNGTFGTITNIVTTTQDGPKTVNLIGLTLDNQNSGQKFRRKIQGSSDNLVYIEKCEESTSKKGVLRRQFPMKLAFACTAHKVQGMTMESAVVCLKRIFEPGMAYVALSRTTSLKGLYITDFDGRKIYADPAITDALKNMRHASFENARPLLQFLKSVVPTVPTLTIIHHNAQGLPTHMEDMRCHHELSLADVLCITETHLSGSSVSPRFQLEQYNMATRNRHVSYTNHTDMAKVNGGGVAMYYKTVLTAESRKYLQNVTDLEFVVIKVESPVTALIATVYRPPNYSHVRFLPQMQCLLDSLEMMNCQPIIVCGDFNEDLMSRGKNPSKNCFSQEDMHNLLLLQLPKNTH